One segment of Rosa chinensis cultivar Old Blush chromosome 6, RchiOBHm-V2, whole genome shotgun sequence DNA contains the following:
- the LOC112169220 gene encoding uncharacterized protein LOC112169220 isoform X2: protein MLARRAVSFLKSSSAPHFSSVAASAKTVDEGKTKWFGRKAVNYLLITVTGGVALSALDDLIIYQSCSSKAMEKASKDPAIRDALGEPVLKGPWYNAQLGVAHKRQSVSCKFPVYGPKGTGVLSVKAVRDGDDSWISYLIPRNWDILIMDALLHIPENEEKQQTIRITIPAPACTASACTGPSCSTQESQNPEKK, encoded by the exons ATGCTGGCAAGGAGGGCCGTCTCGTTCTTGAAGAGCTCCTCAGCTCCACACTTTTCCAg TGTGGCTGCTTCGGCGAAAACTGTGGATGAAGGGAAGACCAAATGGTTTGGTCGCAAGGCTGTGAATTATCTTTTGATTACTGTTACCGGCGGCGTTGCTTTGAGTGCTCTTGATGATCTTATTATTTATCAGAGCTGTAGCAG CAAGGCCATGGAGAAAGCCAGTAAGGACCCAGCCATTCGAGATGCTCTAGGGGAACCTGTTTTGAAGGGCCCATGGTACAATGCACAGCTTGGAGTAGCTCATAAGAGGCAATCTGTATCTTGCAAATTTCCTGTGTATGGACCAAAAGGCACAGGAGTTCTCAGCGTGAAGGCTGTACGTGATGGAG ATGATTCCTGGATTTCATATCTCATACCTCGCAATTGGGATATCTTAATCATGGATGCTCTCCTCCATATTCCTGAAAATGAAGAGAAGCAGCAAACAATACGGATTACCATCCCAGCGCCTGCTTGCACGGCTTCAGCATGCACCGGCCCTAGTTGCAGCACTCAAGAATCTCAGAATCCAGAGAAGAAATAG